A genome region from Chryseobacterium sp. G0186 includes the following:
- a CDS encoding Gfo/Idh/MocA family protein, translating into MLKAGLVGAGHLGKIHLKLLNQSDRYEFVGFHDKDVENGKKLEAEFGYKYFENFDELLEQIDMLDIVTPTIYHYDYALKAIEKKLHFFIEKPVTQTLEQAEEILRLCQENGIKAQVGHVERYNPAFIATKEYISDPMFIEIHRLAEFNPRGTDVSVVLDLMIHDLDILLSMVKSKVKNIHASGVCVVSKTPDISNARIEFENGCVANLTTSRISMKAMRKSRFFQKDAYISVDFLEKKAEVIRMKDAPENPTPFDMIIENADGEKNQILFEYPNIQPNNAILDELNSFADAITADKNVEVSLEDGTEALKVALEIVKLIS; encoded by the coding sequence ATGTTAAAAGCAGGTTTGGTAGGTGCCGGACACTTGGGAAAAATACACTTAAAACTTCTTAATCAATCTGATAGATATGAGTTTGTAGGTTTCCATGATAAAGATGTTGAAAACGGAAAAAAATTAGAAGCCGAATTCGGATATAAATATTTTGAAAATTTTGATGAATTGCTGGAGCAGATTGATATGCTAGATATTGTCACCCCGACAATTTACCACTATGATTATGCTTTAAAGGCCATTGAGAAAAAGCTTCACTTCTTTATTGAAAAACCGGTAACCCAAACTCTTGAACAGGCAGAAGAAATCCTGCGTTTATGCCAGGAAAATGGTATTAAGGCACAGGTAGGCCATGTTGAACGATATAATCCAGCTTTCATTGCTACCAAGGAATATATCAGCGACCCGATGTTCATTGAAATCCACCGACTGGCAGAATTCAACCCTCGTGGTACAGATGTTTCTGTGGTATTGGATCTTATGATTCATGATCTGGATATTTTATTAAGTATGGTAAAATCCAAAGTGAAAAACATCCATGCAAGCGGAGTTTGTGTGGTAAGCAAAACTCCGGATATTTCGAATGCAAGAATAGAGTTTGAAAATGGATGTGTTGCCAATCTTACGACTTCAAGAATCTCTATGAAAGCGATGAGAAAGAGCAGATTCTTCCAGAAAGATGCTTATATTTCTGTGGATTTCCTCGAGAAAAAGGCAGAGGTAATCAGAATGAAAGATGCTCCTGAAAACCCGACTCCGTTTGATATGATCATTGAAAATGCAGATGGGGAGAAAAACCAGATTCTTTTCGAATATCCGAATATTCAGCCTAACAATGCTATTTTGGATGAATTAAATTCGTTTGCTGACGCCATTACAGCTGATAAAAATGTAGAGGTTTCCCTGGAAGACGGAACTGAAGCACTGAAGGTGGCGTTGGAAATTGTGAAATTAATTTCCTAA
- a CDS encoding META domain-containing protein → MKNLFLSICTAAVLASCGSMTSPSASKVGKAQPALANTKWTLADNVKGKIPTLSIEGEKITGNAGCNNYFGTASIDPSSGSFSAGQMGSTKMMCNNIGVEQNFMDMMGKANKYVISGNTLELYKDNLLLLKFNKSE, encoded by the coding sequence ATGAAAAATCTTTTTTTAAGTATATGTACAGCAGCGGTTTTAGCTTCGTGTGGATCAATGACCAGTCCATCTGCTTCTAAAGTAGGAAAGGCTCAGCCGGCTCTTGCCAATACAAAATGGACTTTAGCAGACAATGTAAAAGGTAAAATTCCAACATTGAGTATTGAAGGAGAAAAGATCACAGGAAATGCAGGTTGCAACAACTATTTCGGAACAGCCTCAATAGACCCGTCTTCAGGAAGCTTCTCTGCAGGTCAGATGGGTTCTACAAAAATGATGTGTAACAATATCGGAGTAGAGCAGAACTTTATGGATATGATGGGGAAAGCCAATAAGTATGTAATTTCCGGAAATACACTTGAACTTTATAAGGACAATCTTTTATTATTGAAATTCAATAAATCAGAATAA
- the bla-A gene encoding CGA/CIA family class A beta-lactamase, producing MKKIIILCLLISAFSHAQISLLEQKITSITKGKKATVGVSVLGFEDSFTYSKNGDKRLALMSVFKFHIACAALDLVDKGKLSLDQKIFIKKSELYENTWSPFREKYPHGNVEATLGEIIDYTVALSDNNLCDILIELVGGTQAVQQFMNSKGVTDFQIKNSEHDMALKDWKSLYENYSTTNSSVQVLKKFYDGKLLSKKSTDYLIQIMLGTKTGTNKMIEQLPQGTPVAHKTGSSGKPDHILTVAENDMGIITLPNGKHYALAVFVSNSKESEAVNCRIISDISKTVWNHFNK from the coding sequence ATGAAAAAAATAATCATTCTTTGTCTTTTGATTTCGGCATTTTCACATGCACAGATATCTTTATTGGAACAAAAAATAACGTCCATCACAAAAGGTAAAAAAGCAACAGTGGGAGTCTCTGTTCTTGGTTTTGAGGATAGCTTTACATACAGCAAAAATGGAGATAAGAGACTTGCTCTGATGAGTGTTTTCAAATTTCATATTGCCTGTGCTGCCCTGGATCTTGTAGATAAAGGAAAACTCTCCTTAGATCAGAAAATTTTTATCAAAAAATCTGAGCTTTATGAAAATACCTGGTCTCCGTTCCGGGAAAAGTATCCTCATGGAAATGTGGAAGCCACTCTTGGTGAAATCATTGACTACACCGTAGCATTAAGCGATAATAATCTTTGCGATATATTAATAGAACTTGTGGGAGGCACTCAGGCTGTACAGCAATTCATGAATTCTAAAGGAGTAACCGACTTTCAGATCAAAAACAGTGAGCATGACATGGCTCTTAAGGACTGGAAATCTCTATATGAAAATTACAGCACCACAAATTCTTCTGTACAGGTTTTGAAAAAATTCTATGATGGAAAGCTGCTTTCCAAAAAATCTACTGATTATTTAATACAGATTATGCTGGGAACTAAAACCGGAACCAATAAAATGATAGAACAGCTTCCCCAAGGAACTCCTGTTGCTCATAAAACGGGATCTTCCGGAAAACCTGATCATATTCTTACCGTTGCAGAAAACGATATGGGAATCATTACCCTACCCAACGGAAAACATTACGCACTTGCTGTATTTGTAAGCAATTCTAAGGAGTCTGAAGCAGTAAACTGCAGGATTATTTCTGATATTTCCAAAACCGTTTGGAACCATTTTAATAAGTAA
- the pheT gene encoding phenylalanine--tRNA ligase subunit beta translates to MKISNNWLKDFVTTELKTERIGEFLTDIGLEVEGIDKFESVRGSLEGIVVGKVLTCEKHPNADKLKKTTVDVGNGKVLNIVCGAPNVDAGQTVPVAVVGTKIYDKTGNFFEIKEAKIRGEVSQGMICAEDELGLSEDHGGIMVLDEAKYEVGKNFADYFELTNDEVFEIGLTPNRTDAMSHYGVARDLHAYLSTNQLKSKFNKVASEVLNNEGTHDFKLEIEDAELCPRYIGAVIEGVKVAESPAWLKDRLKAIGLSPINNVVDITNYILHGYGQPLHAFDADKIVDKKVKVGVVKPGTKFTTLDGVERTLNGSEIMIKDGKDHPMCIAGVFGGEGSGVSETTKTIFLESAYFNPIAVRKGAKLHSLNTDASFRFERGVDPNITRTAITHAIKMIQEIAEGKLVGDLLEEYPKKIEDSYVILRFSKIEQILGTKIHREKVKEILKALEIQVLNEIPNGFEISVPAYRADVTREIDVIEEILRIYGYNKIDAPQKISFTPVKLNANDQDELENSWARALQSLGFNEVMNNSLTSVKDETDAVKLLNPLSGDLAFMRKSLLEGLLQNTVYNINRKNQDIKFFEFGKIYHKKEKYEERKQLAVIVSGRDVAENWLQPKSAVSFYNLKAYVKVLLERLAVNYKEVALSDERFSDALAYEADGKTLVRIGKVAPALLKDFDIDQDCFYAEIELELAQELRSKNELKFKDIPKFNKIRRDLALLIDKNVNYQELYQTAKKNKSPFIKSINLFDVYEGKNLPEGKKSYAMSFELLNEEKTLEEKEITEVMDSLIKAFQKEFSAELRS, encoded by the coding sequence ATGAAAATATCAAACAACTGGCTGAAAGACTTTGTGACAACGGAATTGAAAACTGAAAGAATCGGTGAATTCCTTACAGATATAGGTCTTGAAGTTGAAGGGATAGATAAATTTGAAAGTGTAAGAGGTAGTCTGGAAGGAATTGTTGTAGGTAAAGTTTTAACCTGCGAAAAACATCCGAATGCTGATAAACTGAAGAAAACAACAGTAGACGTAGGAAACGGAAAGGTTTTAAACATCGTTTGCGGAGCACCTAATGTAGATGCGGGACAAACTGTTCCTGTAGCAGTTGTTGGAACAAAAATCTATGATAAAACCGGAAACTTTTTTGAAATTAAAGAAGCAAAAATCAGAGGTGAAGTTTCTCAGGGAATGATCTGTGCTGAAGATGAACTTGGTCTTAGCGAAGATCACGGTGGAATTATGGTGTTGGATGAAGCCAAATATGAAGTAGGGAAAAACTTTGCAGATTATTTTGAGTTGACAAATGATGAGGTTTTTGAAATTGGTTTAACGCCAAACAGAACAGATGCTATGTCTCATTATGGGGTAGCAAGAGATTTGCACGCGTATCTTTCTACCAACCAATTAAAGTCAAAATTCAATAAAGTAGCTTCCGAAGTTTTAAATAATGAAGGAACTCACGATTTCAAGCTTGAAATTGAAGATGCTGAACTATGCCCAAGATACATCGGAGCTGTAATTGAAGGAGTAAAAGTTGCTGAATCACCAGCTTGGTTAAAGGATAGATTAAAAGCTATCGGACTTAGCCCGATCAACAATGTAGTAGATATTACAAACTATATTCTTCACGGATACGGACAGCCGCTTCACGCATTTGATGCAGATAAAATTGTAGACAAAAAAGTAAAAGTAGGAGTTGTAAAACCGGGAACGAAATTCACCACATTGGATGGTGTTGAAAGAACATTGAATGGTTCTGAAATCATGATCAAGGATGGTAAAGATCACCCAATGTGCATCGCCGGAGTTTTCGGTGGAGAGGGATCTGGGGTTTCTGAAACTACAAAAACCATCTTCCTTGAAAGCGCTTACTTCAATCCAATTGCAGTAAGAAAAGGAGCAAAACTTCACAGTTTGAATACTGATGCATCTTTCAGATTTGAGAGAGGGGTAGATCCAAATATTACAAGAACGGCAATTACTCACGCTATTAAAATGATTCAGGAAATAGCAGAAGGAAAATTAGTGGGTGATTTGTTGGAAGAATATCCTAAGAAAATTGAAGACAGCTATGTGATTCTAAGATTCTCTAAAATTGAACAGATTTTAGGAACGAAGATTCACAGAGAAAAAGTAAAGGAAATTTTAAAGGCATTGGAAATTCAGGTTTTAAATGAAATTCCTAACGGTTTTGAAATCTCTGTTCCTGCTTACAGAGCAGATGTTACAAGAGAGATTGATGTGATTGAAGAGATTTTAAGAATCTACGGATACAATAAAATTGATGCTCCACAGAAGATTTCATTTACACCGGTTAAGTTAAATGCAAACGATCAGGATGAATTGGAAAACAGCTGGGCCAGAGCTTTACAAAGTCTTGGTTTCAATGAAGTAATGAACAATTCTTTGACTTCTGTAAAAGATGAAACTGACGCTGTAAAACTATTAAATCCTTTAAGCGGTGACCTTGCATTCATGAGAAAATCCTTATTGGAAGGACTTCTTCAGAATACAGTTTATAACATCAATAGAAAGAATCAGGATATCAAGTTCTTCGAATTTGGAAAAATCTACCACAAAAAAGAGAAATACGAAGAAAGAAAACAGCTGGCAGTTATTGTTTCAGGAAGAGATGTTGCAGAGAACTGGTTACAGCCTAAATCAGCAGTAAGCTTCTACAACCTGAAAGCTTATGTGAAGGTTTTATTGGAAAGACTAGCGGTAAACTATAAAGAAGTAGCTTTATCTGATGAAAGATTCTCTGATGCCTTAGCGTATGAAGCTGACGGAAAAACATTGGTAAGAATCGGAAAAGTAGCTCCGGCTCTTTTAAAAGATTTCGATATTGATCAGGACTGTTTCTATGCTGAAATCGAACTTGAATTAGCACAGGAATTACGTTCTAAAAATGAGTTGAAATTCAAGGATATCCCAAAATTCAACAAAATCAGAAGAGACCTTGCTTTATTGATTGATAAAAATGTAAATTATCAGGAGTTATATCAGACGGCTAAGAAAAATAAATCTCCATTCATTAAGAGCATCAACTTATTTGATGTGTATGAGGGTAAAAATCTTCCTGAAGGCAAGAAGTCTTACGCAATGAGCTTCGAGCTGTTAAACGAAGAAAAAACGCTGGAAGAAAAGGAAATTACGGAAGTAATGGATTCTTTAATTAAAGCTTTTCAGAAAGAATTCAGCGCAGAATTGAGATCTTAA
- a CDS encoding DUF417 family protein: MQNTRLYSRLLRLDTYAFNFLRISIFIVMAWIGGLKAFQYEADGIVPFVANSPLMSFFYKNAGNKVFNEDQKLVSEYTLYKNPEGKVVKKNIDWQTENGTYVFSYGLGSMIVVIGILVLLGIWFPKIGALGGALTFLMSLVTLSFLITTPEVYVPNMGGDYPTPQFGFPYLSGAGRLVLKDIIMMAGGLVLFSDSLKKVTKPF; the protein is encoded by the coding sequence ATGCAAAACACTAGACTTTACAGCCGATTATTAAGACTGGATACTTACGCTTTTAACTTCCTTAGGATTTCAATATTCATTGTCATGGCCTGGATCGGTGGGCTTAAAGCATTCCAATACGAGGCAGACGGAATCGTTCCCTTTGTTGCCAACAGTCCTTTGATGAGTTTTTTCTATAAAAATGCAGGAAATAAAGTCTTTAACGAAGATCAAAAACTCGTATCAGAATATACATTGTACAAAAATCCGGAGGGGAAAGTAGTAAAGAAAAATATTGACTGGCAGACGGAAAACGGAACCTATGTCTTTTCATACGGCTTAGGTTCAATGATCGTAGTCATTGGAATTCTGGTGCTACTCGGGATCTGGTTTCCCAAAATAGGGGCTTTGGGTGGGGCTTTAACGTTTTTAATGTCATTGGTCACATTGTCTTTTCTTATCACAACCCCTGAGGTCTATGTTCCCAATATGGGTGGAGATTATCCAACCCCTCAGTTTGGATTTCCATATCTTTCCGGGGCAGGACGTTTGGTCTTGAAGGACATTATTATGATGGCAGGAGGACTGGTGTTATTTTCTGATAGTCTGAAGAAAGTGACTAAACCGTTCTAA
- a CDS encoding 3-hydroxybutyryl-CoA dehydrogenase — MKNIVVIGAGTMGNGIAHTFAQSGFKVNLVDVSQEALDRGLKTITTNLDRIIAKGNLTEEQKAETLGNITTFTALNDAVGSADLIVEAATENMDLKLKIFGQMDELAPAGCILATNTSSISITKIAAATKRADKVIGMHFMNPVPIMKLVEIIKGYSTSKETFDAIYEMSKTLGKVPVEVNDYPGFVANRILMPMINESIETLYNGVAGVEEIDTVMKLGMAHPMGPLQLADFIGLDVCLAILNVMYDGFKNPKYAPNPLLVNMVTAGKLGVKSGEGFYDYSESKKAEKVSKMFLK, encoded by the coding sequence ATCAAAAACATTGTAGTTATCGGAGCTGGAACCATGGGAAATGGTATTGCACACACGTTTGCACAAAGTGGCTTTAAAGTAAATCTTGTAGATGTTTCTCAGGAAGCTTTAGACAGAGGATTGAAAACCATTACAACCAACCTTGACAGAATAATTGCAAAGGGAAACCTTACAGAAGAGCAAAAAGCTGAAACTTTAGGAAATATCACAACTTTCACGGCCCTTAATGATGCTGTTGGATCTGCAGATCTTATTGTAGAAGCTGCTACAGAAAATATGGATCTTAAATTGAAGATCTTCGGACAGATGGATGAGTTGGCTCCTGCCGGTTGTATCCTTGCAACGAATACATCTTCTATTTCTATTACTAAAATTGCAGCGGCTACGAAAAGAGCTGATAAAGTAATCGGAATGCACTTTATGAACCCTGTTCCTATCATGAAGCTGGTAGAAATTATTAAAGGATACTCTACTTCTAAGGAAACTTTTGATGCGATCTATGAGATGAGTAAAACATTGGGGAAAGTTCCGGTAGAAGTGAATGACTATCCAGGTTTTGTGGCCAACAGAATTTTAATGCCAATGATCAACGAATCTATTGAAACTCTTTACAACGGCGTTGCAGGAGTTGAAGAAATAGACACGGTAATGAAATTAGGGATGGCTCATCCAATGGGACCTCTTCAATTAGCAGATTTTATTGGTCTTGATGTATGTCTTGCAATCCTTAATGTGATGTATGATGGTTTCAAAAATCCTAAATATGCTCCTAACCCATTGCTTGTAAACATGGTGACAGCTGGAAAACTGGGCGTAAAATCAGGTGAAGGCTTCTATGATTATTCTGAAAGCAAAAAAGCTGAAAAAGTTTCAAAAATGTTTTTGAAATAA